Genomic DNA from Solanum pennellii chromosome 3, SPENNV200:
GGATCATCATGTTATGGATGGAGAAGATGGAGATGTTTCAGGGCTTATTGATCCTATGTTGCTGCTTGAACCTAATCATAATAACGACTACTCCACAACAGAGTTAAATCAAGTTAGGGTTTGTGAGGCTACAACTTTGGAATATGATGTTCAAAATAGTAGTACAATGGAGAATATAGAGACAATGTTGGAAGTACAAGAAGGCGACAGAGTTGATGACATTAGAAGTGAGGAAGATACGTGTAGAATGTTGAAGGACATCCTTGACATTGATATTCCTGATGGAGTTGATGATATTAGAAGTGAGGAAGGTATGTGTAGGATGTTGGAAGACATCCTTGACGTTGATATTCCTGATGGAGTTGATGATTTTAGAAGTGAGGAAGATATATATAGAATGTTCGAGGACGTCGTAGTTGATATTTCTGATGATTGGTTGGAGGATTCATTAGTTTGAAAAGAAATTGTATATAGTTCtgattattaatatttcaaGAATTGTGCTAACCTGTTTTCATATTTCTCTTTGTATAAATGTCTATGATGTCGTTTAATCCTAGCTAGCTCCTTATAATTAGTGGCTACAACGAATTAAAGAAGTAATATAGCGTTTACTATGATTGATTTGGAGATTTAATTATTTACCATAGCCGTAAGCATGCACTTTGAATGTTGTTATTTCTGTGTTGGAAGAGAACCTGTAGGAATTCATAAAACCGACACCAATTGATATTAGTTGTGTCTCAAAAGAAATAGCAACAAGATTGTTGttatttaaatcttttcatgatatgtttaaatctttttaatCAATCCAAacatagatattttaattaacataGTGTGCCAGCACTTGTctaatatttcatttaattatattatgcaCAAAACGGAAGGAAccaaagtttttttaaaatatataataagttgTGATATGACAATTGTTGATGGTCTTGGGCAGTATGAATTTTTTCCCTTCTCACATTAGAGATGTTCCTGTTATGGAAGCACAAGATGTAATTTCCAGTGATACATTGGAGTTTTCATTAAGCTCTCGATGAATGGAGAAGCTGTTGATCTTGAGAAGAAGAGATATATTCTCCAGGAAGAATACTGTCAAACTCAGAGAAAACAAGCATTTCAAAACATCCATCAAAATTTGTGAAGCCAGAAATATGATGAGGTGATCCGGTTTCTAACGATGGTCTGATAAGAAAAGCATATGCGGATGAAATGAAAGTACAGAGAGTAATCGAATACGCGACTGCGCATATGGTAACAGATGATTTGATTTTGAGTTCGATGAGAGCAAATGACTTCTAAAGAGCAAATTTAGAAAGTAGGCTTCCAATAAATCAGCAAAaaataaacatcataatatagaGACACTAAATGAACTCACTTGTGTTTAAGCTCTTGGCACCTGATATGTTTAAGAAATTCTCAATGCAACAAGTAACAagtattgttgatgaaagaTCGGTCATGATCACTTTCTCAAGTCAAGCAGTAATAGAAACTTCTCTTTATTCCATCAACTTCCTGTTAAGTGGTTTCTTAAGAGATCAAATTACCAAACAACTTATTGAATATCTAACAATATCTTCATGTTTCATATTGAGTGAAACTGTACCTTTCGACGGGGGGCAACGTAATCATCAGTATAATCTGTCTCCGTATCTGAAATTGTGGGTATCAAAGTTGAAGTCCTTGTTAATTGGATCAGGAACACTCAGcagaaaaagtaatttttttcatattctttgttGAGACTATCACGTCATCAAAGATGCTTGTCATTAACCTGCACGCTTCTCCTTATCTCTGGTTATTTTCATAGCATGGTTTTCTAACTTAGATGCTCGGTGCTTTTGCAGGAGGGAGTTCTGGATCATATTCTTATTCAAAGtacaaatattcatttatttatgattGATTTTTGGCGATCAGAGAAGAAAGGATCCCTTTAAAAAGTAGGTCCTGCTTAATTATTAGTCTAtatgaactaataaacaaaTATCATCAAAATCAATTAACCACATCTTAGATGTGCCAATGCAACTCAGGAAAGGCCTTATACACTCTCAAATGCAAACTATATAGCTCagaagtctactagtgcaaatTATAGCACAAAAGTCCATAAATCCATCTACATTGTCTAGAAGTGATTGATCTACCACCACCCCCTAGATGTCCTTTTGCAAAATCAACACTTCCAAAAGACAGCTATGATATCACCACACTGTACATGAGCTATCAAAGCTTGAACAGAAACTCTACCATTTCGCCAAGTCTAATTAAAACTAGTCCTTCCACTATGAAGTTATCAAAGCTGTTGCAATTTTTGGAACATTGAAACTTAAGCCACGTTGTGTTAACCAAGTATTATAACTAGAAACAGGAAAAGTGTAGGCATGAATTTGGCCACCAGAATTTCTAAATGAAATCAAACATTGTGAATCTATTGATTCATGGAAAAGGAAACAATAATCACATAATGAACCAATATAGTCCCAATATCCGTTGATCACAAGTCACAACCAAACATATTTGAAGCTAGGACTAAGCATTTCAACTTGGTAAGAAGTAGGCAACTAATAACAAATCTTGGGGAAAATAACGTCAAAAGTTTTGGCAATGACAATAAGATTTATGTCAAACAAATGGATTAACTTGTTTTATACAGATGAAGTATAGATAACAGGGAAGCTAGAACAAcatgtcaaaaatatttaaaccaAAATGTAAGTTAGAACTGTTCTAGACAtacaaaaatgaacaaaacaCATTCATGAATCTATAGTGTGCGTAAGACATACAAGGCAGTGATACAATGAAGTTATCAAAATTATACACAGACCATTCAATGAAACAAGACTTAGGagctagaataaaatttttacatCAATGGTTTATACAATTatgtgaaaaacaaaaagaaaaaataaaaatggaaaaagtattaaataaaaatttagccTGTTGTAAAGATAAAACAGCACCACAGTTTGgatgtacaaataaatattataaaaagcaCAAACCGAGACGGAAtaagaattataaaaaaattaaaaccagatataaatataaaaaaccaagacaaagatattatgtaaaaaattataaataaaaagatcatatagaccaaaaaaaaaaatatcacaatgTACTTGTTATAATTGCGGAAAGTTACGACATTTAGCTAGAGACTGTAAGTTACCTAAAgatccaaaaagaaaacaaattgcagAAATAATGAtagataatgatgaatatatgcaaatagaatacatagactatgaattaagtgaaaatgatagCATATATGAAGTATCAGATATAGaatttgaaaatgaagaagaaaataatgatataGATGAAATGGACGAAGAAATCTAATGTCTGAAGACgacataaaaatcatatctaAAGAAGATTATCAAAATGGAGAATTGTCagaacaaaaaatcatatttgataatacaatatttgaacaagaggaaaagaattagaCTTAAGTGTTGAAAAAGTACTTGAAGTACCTACTTTAAGAAATTGGTTTAAAAGACAGAAAGAAGAATACTACGTAGTTAGTCAGAAAGAACATATTATAGATTGAAAATATACAAGAGGAAAAGCACAGATACCTAcactaaataaaagaataataaataaagaaatataagatataaaagctaaaacacctataaaatatgtacatttaggaggaacagaaatattaataaaagcttgttttagagaaggaatagatacacctattgaAATATACTTAGCAGACGATAGAATTATACACCCTATAGAAAAAAGTGTAATTAGTGCAAATAGAGGAAATCTTATATAccagaaatttaaatttataataagtgccAACTATTCAGTAGCATTAACAGatagaaatatagataaatcattagtattTTATTGGAAGATGTCTGGAATAGAGCTAGCACTAGGAAGCAAAATATTTACAGCAAGATGtcaaaacttatatatatatacaacaaaacACAAAGTAACGgcgaaaaataaaattgatagaataaaagtagaaaatccctttgaaaaaataattactgtaatAGATAATAATGACCATAGttataaagaaattgacatggaagaagatttagaaatagtaaaagaaagattGAGTACTTCAAGCGTAAATACATTAACAAGAACTACCTCATCGAGAATGAGTACATCTAGAAGAAACTATGAAATGCCACAAAATTTATTAGACAGAGAAGAGATAACACCATACCATTACTTCATAACAGGAATAGTAGAccaaagaagatataaaattttaataaatacaggacaagaagaaaattatataacaagACAATTAGTATTAGaaacagaaattataaaaacaggacAATTATGCCCCGGATTACCTAGTGAGATAGTAAAtacaaatgaagaaataacataaaaagaaataattataggaggaataCCCCTAAAAATAccatttaaaattttccaaGGAAATCAGAATATTatattaggaataaaatggttagaaaaagttaaaccatataatatagaaaatgaacaattaacaataacctgtcaaaataagaaaataatcattaaaagaacaaaatgaataatgaaaatatttatacttgcaaaaattattgtagaaggatatcacaacagatattatacccctatgatagatacaggagcagaagcaaacatatgtaaatataattgtttaccagaagataaatgggaaaaattaaaaacacccatggtagtaacaggatttaataatgaaggaagtatgattaCATATAAAgcaagaaatataaaaatacaaatatgggataaaatactaacaatagaagaaatatACAATTTTGAGTTTACAACGAAAGATATGTTGTTAGGAATGtcatttttagataaattttacccacatataataacaaaaacacattggTGGTTTACTACACCATGCGAAAATAAGATAggagcaaaaagagtaaataacaaACAACGTAAACCTATAGAATGgataaaaggaaatgaaaaaataaaccaagaaatggaaaatataaataaaaatcaaataacacaattagaaattatcatatttacaatagataaagttaaaataattaatgaacaacTAGAATTACTTTATAATGAAAAtccattacaaggatgggaaaacataagacaaaaataaaaattgaattaatagatgaaaacagcataataacacaaaaaccattaaaatataattttgatgatttaaaagaattcaaaatacaTATAGATGAACTATTAgagaataattatatacaagaaagcaatagtaaacatacaagtctagcatttatagttaataaacatagtgaacaaaaacgaggtaaaagtagaatggttatagaTTATCGCAACCTAAatgctaaaactaaaacatataattacccAATACCGAAtaagatactaaaaataagacaaatacaaggatataactattttagtaaatttgactgtAAATCAGAATTTTATCACctaaaattagaagaagaatctaaacagCTAACAACATTCACAGTACCACAAGGTTtctatgaatgaaatgttttaccgtttggatataaaaatgcaccaggtagatatcaacattttatggatAACTATTTCAACCAGTTAGAGAATTGTattgtatatatagatgatatattattatattctaaaacacaagatgaacatataaggttattagaaaaatttatacatataattaaacattcaggtataagtttaagtaaaaagaaagcatAAATTATGAAACCacagatagaatttctaggaatacaaatagataaaaatgggataaaaatgcaaacccacataatacaaaaaataatcacaCTTGATGAAAAcatagatacaaaaaagaaattacaatccttCCTAGGATTAATAAACCAAATAagagaatatataccaaaattagcagaacatttaaaacttttacatagaaaactaaaaaaagacgttgaatatcattttgacaacaaagataaagaacatataagacatatcaaAAGTCTAtgtaaaaaattaccaaaacttTATTTTCCCGACGAAAACAGATCATTTACCTATATTATTGAAACAAATTCAAGTAATCATAGTTATGGAGGAGTATTAAAATAtagatatgaaaaagaaaaaatagagcACCATTGCAGATATTACTCAGGATCTTATGCagaaacacaaataaaatgggaaataaatagaaaagaattatttgcattatataaatgtttattagcatttaaaccatatattgtttataataaatttattgtaagaacaGATAATACACAAGTAAAATGGTGGATAACTAAAAAGGTACAAGATtcagttacaacaaaagaaataagaagactggtattaaatatattaaattttacatttacaattgagATAATTAAAACTGACAAAAATCTTGTTGCAGACTATCTCTCAAGAGAAAGATACAATGAAAGAAATATTGGCTATGATGACAAATCTTTGCCAAAAGatggagaaaatagaaaaagatgTACAAGTATTAAAAGAAACAGTTAacagtcagcagcatgacttaAAATATGCGGAGctaagtcagcagcatgacttaAAAAATGCGGAGCTAGAAGGTGACGATGGGAAACACCTaaaaacccaaaacaaaaaGATATATACATCTGCAGGGAGCTCAGCTACAACAGGAAGTACAGCTACAGCAGGACCATCTACAAAAAAGGAGGAAGCTAAGGTAAAATATACAAATGCaaacatgaataaattattttctaaaccATATACtcctcaaaatacccaaaaagacGTATTCGTACCTCCACAGATAAATACTTATAAAGCCAGCTTAGATTCACAGAAACAGACATACATTCACATCACTAGAatgtatatagaaaatatatacaaaatacaaacttTCCTAAATCAGAACCCCAGAGCAAAAGATACAAAAAACCCGAATGAAGACTATATAACCCAATATTTACAAGGTTATAACAAGCTAATCGCACAACCTGGAACAAATCCAAACCTAGTAGCAACCTGCTACAACTATGGATTATTAAGTACTGTATATACAATAACGGGAGAAGAAGTATCCAAGATACCAGAATTATATAAGGCATTTTTACAATACAAGAGAGTAACTAAAGGAACTCTATTTTACATAAAGTTCTATTCAGCTACAGCAGAAATACTATATGATGAGATCAAGCCTACGATACAAGCTATAGAGATTGGATTAACTAGGGAAATGATAATCCCTGAAAAAATAGATACACAAGAAGAAATACAAAAGGTGGATATTCCAGAGTTTTATGCAAATAAGAGAACTATTGGAATAGCTactatataaaatgaaataacaaaCAACTATTTGAACGAAAATGCAATCTGGAGTTACTACAACAGAGATAAGACAATCATATACTCCAACTGCAGAGATATTCGAGCAACAGATATGAAAGACCTAAGACAGTGGATATTAAGCCTATTAAAACCAGAGCAAACACCTACAACAAGAGCAATTAGGAAAAAATTTATCTCTCCTAATTTAATGACAAGATATTGTAAAATAATAGGACAAAAATATCCCGATCATCTATGTTCAAAGTGTGAAGGAGAAGATAATTATATTCCAGATGTACAGCTGGAGTAAATATGTAAAAGTAGTATGTAAATAGTGTGTCCATTATTAAAGTATTTTGTCGTTTTGTGTCGGCCAAAGATAAGGTGGCCATATGTAAAAGTTGTGTCGGCCATAAATAAAGTAAAGGGCCATTATTATTAAAGTATTTTATCATTTTGTGTCGGTCAAATGATATAAGACCAAATGTAAAGTATATTGTTGGCCATTTTCTATTGGCCAAGTTTATAAAATTGTTGTATAAATAGAGGACTTCtccttctacaataatttttgcaagtataaatattttcattattcattttgttcttttaatgattattttcttattttgacaggttattgttaattgttcattttctatattatatggtttaactttttctaaccattttattcctaatatAATATTCTGATTTCCttggaaaattttaaatggTATTTTTAGGGGTATTCCTCCTAaacataaatcaataaaaattgaacTTAACAGTGGGGGGAGAAGCATAAAAATTAGGAGAATTTGTAACCACCAAAACGTTCAACCAAACAGAGCACAATACCACATTTCATAAAATCTTCAAAACTGACTAAAACAAACAATCGAAGTAAAACCATCAAACAGACCGGAGTCAATGTGAGATACAAACCCTAGAATTTTTTATTCCCTAACTGACACTCAAGAACGAGAGGAACAAAGAGAAGGAGATCAGACACTTCAGATCGGAGAGATTTTGCCGAGccataattaaaaacaaaataatggaCAAAGAGAGATGCCACCAAAAAGGTGGTGTTTACCCAATAATGTTAAATTGCCTTGTACAATATTAATTAGCCATAATTATGGTAATGCCCCTAAATAATTGTCTCTAAAAGTTATTTATGATATGCTAACGAAAAAAGAACGCTAAGATTGACACTAAGtactaattattaaattattttgatggtTCATCTGGAAATCATTATGTATTCTCATGTTCAACTATATATgcatttttattaatcaaaaattGTTTGCAAGAACAGATAGCTTAGTAGTCTCATTTTGTTAGCTTAGCCCATATCAAATGAGGGATACTTGAATCCACCGAGTTTGTTAAATTTCAAGTTTggatgagggagatatgcctgtTTGAAGTCAGTCTGTCCAATTAAGGAAATTTACCCAAACTGATGAGGGTACCTCATCagctttaaatatttttagtaatattttagggtTCTAAACTGATTTGGGTCACTTTTCACAATCCTAAAATACGCTTAGAGTTTTGagagaagaaaagaggagagcGTCAAGATTCTTGATATTTGTCGAGGAATTTCACCAAGGGTTTGATcgctaagaggtatgtaagttCTCATAGTGTTGAGTTCGTTTACCCATACACCAGTCATGTGATTTTATCCGTAATTTCGTTCTTGAGGTTGAATGATTTGAGTTATTGATGAGTTTTCTTGAAGTTTCATTATCTAATCGTTTGTGGTGAGTTCTTAAGATAAATGTTATGAGTTTGAAGGTTGTTTTTAGTAGATTTTTGTGTACTTATGTTGGGTATTCAAATATAAGTGGGTTTGGAAGAAATCATTCGATTTTAAGTGAATTAGGGccaaaaattataagaaaaaaattgtcaaaacgTTCTGGGGAGGGGCTAGGGCGACGCGCCCCAGATAGGCCAAGAGGGTAGGGGCAGCATGCCTGCATTGTGCCACAAACCAGCCCCAGTAAGTGGATGCTAGCGCGACGCGTCAGGGATGCGTTGAGCGTCAACCCACTTTTCTTTTTGTCCTTGGATCAGTACTTGTTCCTTTAAGTTGAGCTCTCATCCTTTCTTAATCCTAGCGATCTAAGTTATATTTAATCATCACGAAATTCTTCATATCATGAAtcgtaactcttgaattcataatttaaattcaagaaaagatTAAGGGTCGAGTTTGAGAGAGTCGATTGAGTTACTTcgagaagtcttttacaaacttttaaaacttattttttaagacttgagtacTTGAGAATGAGGACGAGGAAAGTTGagtaatttcttattttttttaaatcatttttattcttatcatttctaaattttcatttataaattcttTCGACATG
This window encodes:
- the LOC107013307 gene encoding uncharacterized protein LOC107013307, which produces MKEILAMMTNLCQKMEKIEKDVQVLKETVNSQQHDLKYAELSQQHDLKNAELEGDDGKHLKTQNKKIYTSAGSSATTGSTATAGPSTKKEEAKNPRAKDTKNPNEDYITQYLQGYNKLIAQPGTNPNLVATCYNYGLLSTVYTITGEEVSKIPELYKAFLQYKRVTKGTLFYIKFYSATAEILYDEIKPTIQAIEIGLTREMIIPEKIDTQEEIQKVDIPEFYANKRTIGIATI